The following coding sequences are from one uncultured Cohaesibacter sp. window:
- a CDS encoding ABC transporter substrate-binding protein, translated as MKLLTKALAATALAAVLSTTAQAKTLVYCSEGSPEGFTPALYTAGTTFDASSHTIYNKLVEFERGSTNVVPGLAESWDVSEDGLEYTFHLRKGVKFHTTKDFTPSRDFNADDVIFSFMRQKDPNHPFNKVSGGTYEYFGGMSMDSLIKDIVKVDDYTVKFVLSQVEAPFIANMAMDFASIASAEYAAQVEKTGNLDMFDQNPVGTGPFQLVAYQKDAVIRYKAFPDYWGGKAAIDDLIFAITPDASVRYQKLKAGECDVMPYPNPADIEAMKADPNINMMEQAGLNVGYLAYNNQKDKFKDVRVRKALNMAINKKAILDAVFQGAGQVAKNPIPPTMWSYNDKVVDDPYDPEAAKKLLEEAGVSGMKTNIWAMPVQRPYNPNARRMAELIQADWKAIGVDADIVSYEWGEYLKRSSAGEHDTVLLGWTGDNGDPDNFMYVLLGCDAVESGANRAKWCNEEFNDLLVKAKQTTDVAERTKLYEEAQVVFKREAPWATIAHSVVFMPISTKVKNYKIDPFGGHIFYGVDIDK; from the coding sequence ATGAAGCTGCTTACCAAAGCTCTGGCTGCTACCGCGCTCGCAGCCGTTCTGTCGACGACAGCTCAGGCGAAGACACTGGTATACTGCTCTGAGGGGAGCCCTGAAGGTTTCACTCCTGCACTTTACACTGCAGGCACGACCTTTGATGCGTCTTCCCATACCATTTATAACAAACTCGTTGAGTTTGAACGTGGTAGCACCAATGTAGTCCCCGGATTGGCTGAGAGCTGGGATGTTTCCGAAGATGGTCTGGAATATACTTTCCATCTGCGCAAGGGCGTGAAATTCCACACGACCAAAGACTTTACTCCAAGCCGCGATTTCAATGCTGACGACGTGATCTTCTCGTTCATGCGCCAGAAGGATCCAAATCATCCTTTCAACAAGGTATCTGGCGGCACCTACGAATATTTCGGTGGCATGTCTATGGACAGCCTGATCAAGGACATCGTCAAAGTTGATGATTACACCGTCAAATTCGTTTTGAGCCAGGTTGAAGCTCCATTCATCGCCAACATGGCCATGGACTTTGCTTCTATCGCTTCTGCAGAATATGCAGCTCAGGTCGAGAAAACCGGCAATCTGGATATGTTTGACCAGAATCCTGTCGGCACCGGTCCTTTCCAGCTGGTTGCTTATCAGAAAGACGCTGTCATTCGTTACAAAGCTTTTCCTGATTACTGGGGTGGCAAAGCTGCTATCGACGACCTGATCTTCGCAATTACACCGGACGCATCTGTTCGTTATCAGAAGCTGAAGGCTGGCGAATGCGATGTGATGCCTTATCCGAACCCTGCTGATATTGAAGCCATGAAGGCTGACCCGAACATCAACATGATGGAACAGGCTGGTCTGAACGTTGGCTATCTGGCTTATAACAACCAGAAAGACAAGTTCAAGGACGTGCGCGTTCGCAAAGCCCTGAACATGGCTATCAACAAGAAAGCAATTCTGGATGCAGTATTCCAGGGTGCCGGTCAGGTTGCAAAGAACCCAATTCCGCCGACCATGTGGTCTTACAACGACAAAGTTGTTGACGATCCATATGATCCGGAAGCTGCCAAGAAGCTGCTTGAAGAAGCCGGCGTTTCTGGCATGAAAACCAACATCTGGGCAATGCCTGTTCAGCGTCCGTACAACCCGAATGCTCGTCGTATGGCTGAGCTGATTCAGGCTGACTGGAAAGCCATTGGCGTTGATGCCGATATCGTTTCCTACGAATGGGGCGAATATCTGAAACGCTCTTCAGCTGGCGAACATGACACCGTTCTGCTGGGCTGGACTGGTGATAACGGCGACCCGGACAACTTCATGTATGTTCTGCTTGGTTGCGATGCTGTTGAATCCGGCGCAAACCGCGCAAAATGGTGCAATGAAGAGTTCAACGATCTGCTGGTTAAAGCAAAGCAGACCACCGATGTTGCTGAACGCACAAAGCTTTATGAAGAAGCACAGGTTGTCTTCAAACGTGAAGCTCCTTGGGCAACCA